The stretch of DNA attatgccggattgaattttgcttctaaaaatcttttagattcggccgcgggaggcacttttatggaaatcactttaggagaatctactaaactcctagataatattatggttaattattctcaatggcatactgaaagatctactaataaaaaggtgcatgtgatagaagaaattaatgttttgagtggaaagattgatgaacttatgaaattatttgctaataaaagtgtttcttctgatcctaatgatatgcccttgtctactttgattgagaataataatggatctatggatgtgaattttgttggtaggaacaattttggtaacaatgcgtatagagaaaattttaaccctaggccttatcctagtaatccctctaataattatggtaattcctacaacaattcttatggaaattataataagatgccctctgattttgaatctgatattaaagaatttattacttcgcaaaagaatttcaatgctttggttgaaaaaaatttgcttaagattgatgatttggctaggaacgttgatagaattgctcttgatgttgattctttgaaacttagatctattccacctaagcatgatttcaatgagtctctcaaagccatgagaatttccattgatgagtgcaaagaaagaactgctaggatgcgtgctaagaaagatgcctttataagagcgtgttcttctagttgctatgaaaataatgatgaagatctataagttattgatgtgtcccttattaaatctttgttttgcaatatgaatcttgataatgatgggactgaatatgatccacctttacctagaaggcgttccaagaattcagaatttgttgatcttgatgctaaaattgataaaagtgagattgaagaaattaaaaccctagatgttgctaaacccactattatggatttcaagaaatttaactatgaaaattgctctttggttgattgtatttccttgttgcaatccatgctaaattctcctcatgcttatagtcaaaataaagcgtttactaaacatatcgttgatgccttgatgcaatcttatgaaggaaaacttgaattggaagtttctatccctagagagctttatgatgagtgggaaccaactattaaaattaaaattaaaaatcatgaatgctatgctttatgtgattttggtgctagtgtttccacgattccaaagactttgtgtgatttgttaggtttccgtgattttgatgattgctttttaaacttgcaccttgcggattccactattaagaaacctatgggaagaattaatgatattcttattgttgcataTGCAAAAAACGATAGATATGCCTTTATATGCAGGGAATCGTGACCGCTCCTGTGTTGTTCGCGATGGAAGAGTTCCCCGAACTAAGTGTGAGTGTAGAGCGTGGATTCGATGACCCTTCAGATGTTGCTACTGTCAGTGTTAAAACTCCTTTTTTTCAAGTAATATAATGAAGACATTTGGCTGTGAAATGATCAATGCCAGGAGTGATCACTTTTACATTTCAGGCCCTCGAATACCTTGCGACAAGCCAAGGAATCGAGAAGACAAGGTTGCTTGCTACTGAGCATGCAAAACTGGCAGCGCGTGCGATTGATGCGCTTCCTGAGGTTGGGAACAGAGTTGCACTGTTGTCGAGACAAGCACTCAAAGACCTTGCTCAAAAGCTCATCACGAGAACAAAGTGAAGCGACAATATGTGATACATCGATAAACATGCCTATTTGTAGCTTTCATGCATGTTTATGTCCCTAACGGTATCTTTTACTGATGGAGTACAGCAGACGTGGATAGGAGATAAGGagatttctctttctctctctctctctcttgctcccaTATTGTCAGCAGCTATTTATCACTAGTCCAAAAGCTAAGGTGCTTCACGGATCTGCGCCCTTGGACAGATTCAgatgagtttttttttttttttgcgggtagatGAGTTGACTTGTCAGGACTAATTCAGTGATTGTTTGAGGAAGAAAGCTATTCCATCTGCGGCACATTGAGTTGAGGGCTTCTGAAGTTTTTTTGAAACTGTTAGCAAAGAACAGTAGCTGTGGGTACTGTTATGACATGAAGTCATGAACACATCCAATTTTCACCCAAAAGCATCACAAATTATGCCTTTTTTATTTGACAAACAGTCAAGCTGTAGCATGTCCAACCCCCACAAAATGTTCAATACTTTTATTTAACATTTAGAGTGCAAAACTGTTAGAAAAGAATTCATAGATCTACATCAGAATATTGCTCGAAGCAGTGACCGGAAGCAGCACTGCAAGCGGCCATGGCCAGATAGAGAGTGAACTTGTGTAGGACGGGCTACTTGTAGCccgttatttcaaaaaaaaaaatgttAAATGATATTTCCAAGTTAAAAAAATCCTGTGAAAAGTTATACTACATATTCGCGACGGATTTGTAATTTTTGTTAAAAAATATTATGATTTGCAAGCTATGAAAAaagatcctggcccaacaacaaaaAAAGTTGGCCCATTCTCATGTATGTATTTGTCTTTTTTTGTCTACGCTACGTATGAACTTAtatttgtaatgaaaaaaattcgaATGTGTTATATATGTAGAAAAAAAATCTTCTGCACTGTCAAAAATTGTATTTTAAATACGGGCTATATTGGCAATTTTTGTGGCCAGATACCCTAAGGAAAAGGCTAAATAACGAGGACGACATTTGGTGCCGGGGAGCATTTGATTTTGctgatgaacagtaaaatcaaaagaaATAGAAATAATAAACATTTCGAAATTTTTTGGCACAAAAGTTGCACAGGCTTTCTAGGTGTATGCAAAAACTGGTGGCGATATGACATCATAGGAGCTCAGGAAAAAAAATAGAGTATTGAGAAAGGTTCATTTTTTTGATTTGGAGCACTAATTTTGTTTTTTCTGTCCCGAGCTCCTCCCATGTCACATTGCcatgaaactttgcacgcacacagaaaacttgttcatgtttgatgtatagaatttttagattttttgctgttttattttatttttagatatGATCGTGTCTAGCTATGGATTTTCACTACAAAACCCTAGTGGATAAGATTTCCCTATTGTATACTCTAGGGGCAATGCCCTAGAGTGATGGGGAAATCTTTGTTTCCCTTGGATTTCAGGAGAATACCCCTAGGGAACGAATAATTTCCCATGGGTTTGAAGATTCTAGAAGTTATGGTATGGTCCTCAACATGCATCCGATGATTTCTCCAGCAGTGTGGAAGAGCCCTCGACTCTCTCAAAACCCTAGAATCCAGCTAGCGTTACGTCGTCAGCCGGTAGAGAGGTTGATGACAGTGATGGATTCGGGTGAATCGAACGGTTTGCGTGCAAGGCAATCAAACAGCTCTTGAGGCCGCTTGCATCGGTCGACTGATGGCTAGTGTCGGTAGTGTCGGCCTATTATGTCTGTCTTGTACCCTTAGATGCTTCATTCTGTATCCATAAACTCTACTTCCTCCGTAAAAaacataaaagcgtttagatcactggaGTACTCTTTATATCATGTACAATGATCACAGATAATGCACTGATAGCTTTTGAATGTTTTCATAAAATCCAGCACAACAAACATCCACAGAACACATACTGTGCGTACAAGCTCGACCTAGCCAAAGCTTATGATCGGGTGGACTGGAATTTCCTCCAAGGAGTCTTAAACAAATACGGCTTCAGCAAGAAATGGATCGTGTGGGTTATGGTGTGTGTCCATTCAGTACAGTACACGGTAAAATTCAATGGTGAATTGTTGGAGCGTTTCAAACCATCGAGGGGGCTGAGGCAAGGAGACCCGTTAAGCCCGTATCTTTTTCTGTTTGTGGCCGAGGGACTAAACCGATGTCTGCAAAAGGAGGTGGAGGGCAGAAATATTACACCAATTAAGATTGCCCAAGGAAGCCCGGGTATCTCAAATTTGCTTTTTGCGGATGATAGTTTGCTCTTTTTCAAGGCGTCTGTAGACCAAGCAAAGGCAGTTAAACAGGCACTTGATGTGTTCTAACAGAGTACGGGTCAATTGTTGAGTGCTAATAAGTGTTCATTACTTGTGAGTGAGAAATGCCCAAGTGATACTCAAGAAAGAATAAGGCGGGTTTTGGAAGTTGAAACGTCCACTCTTGAGAGCAAGTATCTCGGACTTCCCACCCGAGAAGGCAGAATGAAAGAGGGACATTTCCAACCTATCATGGAACGATTCATGAAAAGATGCAATAACTGGTCGAGCAGGCACATGTCTTATGCGGCGAAAGAGGTGCATGTTAAAGCAGAAGTTCAGGCTCTGCCAACATTTACAATGGGGGTCTTCAAGTTGTCGGCGGGCTTCTGGGAAAGATATGAACGGCTAATTCGAGAGTTCTGGTGGGGAAAGGAGGACGATCATCATAAGGTGCACTGGATGGCATGGGAAAGGAGGACGATCATCATAAGGTGCAGTGATGACGCTAGGGATAAAATACTTCTATTGCTATGGCGGGCTTGGCACCTCCGGGACGACATGATGCATGGAAAAGGGCAAGGAAACCATCTCGGCATCTGTAGGTTTCCTGCTCCGGTATGAACAAGAGGTGTCCAAAGCTAAGGACAAACCAGTTTTAGCTATGAACACATGTGGCCTAAATCTCTTCGGAGATCAGCAAGAAGAACAACCAGAATCAAGAATCAACAAATGGAGGCCACCGCCAGCCGGGTTGGCAAAGATTAACACCGATGCGGCTTTTGATCCAAACTCTGGAGTAGCCTTCGGGGGAGCCATTGCTAGGAATAACCTGGGTCAGGTTTACCTGTCGATGGGGTGCAGCCTGAACCAGTGCGCAACAGTGGAGGAAGCGGAGGGACTGGCGCTGCTACATGGCCAAGTATTACAATGGGCCAATTCAGGTGGAGGTGGACTGCTTGTTTCTGTCCAGTGCCATGAAATCGGATGCTATAAATAAATCAAGCTTGTTTCCCGTTGTTGCAGATCTTAGAGCAACGTTAGCAGGCTTCAGTGAGTACATGATTAGTTGGGGCAGGAGGGATCAGAACAAAGTTGCCCACAGCTTAGCGAGCCGAGCAAAGAGCTCTGGGGACGATGTGTTAGATACCCTGGCTGGTGATTGTAATGGTTTGGCCTAACCCCTTTGGGTAAAGCTCAAAAAAGAATGTTCATACCACTAATACCAAATTGGTGTAGAGGGGTGGGACAGCGAGGCGAAACTCAAAAGGGAACGAAGAGGAGCGTCTAGTGACAGCTTGGCGCCACTGAGCTGGGCGAGCACCACGGCGCCGTAGACTTGTGTAGACCAGTCCTAGCGTGTCAGTCCCACGCACCACTGGCTTCCCCATCGAGGCGATCGGCCCGGAAAAGCCCAACGGACAGGGACGCCTTGATACGACGATACCCGTCGCCGTCGGCCCAGAAGACGCCGGAAACCGGGCCCAGCCAAAAGCGCTGGCCGCGCGCGTGGACGCCACGCCGCCTGTCGTCTCGTCTCCCCCAACCAACACCGAGCTCACCCTCGCTCAGGCTCAGCTCGCCAAAAGCacaccagccagccagccagctcgTCCGTCCGTTCATTTCCTTATCTCCTCCCAGCCACCAGTCCAGGACGCACGCGCGCACGCAGCTCGAACGCCCATGGCCGCGCCGGTGGCCTCGCCGCTCACGGCCGtcgcccgcgccgcccgcctccaccCCGTCtcctgctccgcctcctcctcctctcccaagaACCTCAAGCagtcgtcgtcctcgtcgtcgtcgtcttcgtcgccTGCTGTGCCGTCGCTGAGGTCCGCGGCGGTGGCGTTGGCGGGGGCGGTGCCGCTGCTGGCGGCGCTCCCGCCGCCGGACGCGCTGGCGGTGGGCGGCGAGCTGGGGATCATCGAGGGCCGGACCGTCGCGCTGCTGCACCCGGCCATCATGGGCGGCCTCTTCGCCTACACGCTCTGGGCGGGCTACCTCGGCTGGCAGTGGCGCCGCGTCCGCACCGTCCAGGACGAGATCACCGAGCTCAAGAAGcaggtccgccccgccgccgccgccactcccgccGCGGTCGGCGCCGGGGactccgccgccccgccccctcccccAGCCGCCAAGTCCCCCACCGAGATCAAGATCAACGAGCTCACCGAGGTAAGTCACTAGCAATAACCTTCCACCTCGTTCGACCTGCTGTTCCTGCAATGGCGCCGTGACTGATTGCTCTGTTCCATGGCCATGGACGGCGCAGGAGAGGAAGAAGCTGGTGAAGGGGGGCTTCCGGGACCGGCACTTCAACGCGGGGTCGATCCTGCTGGGCCTGGGCGTCACCGAGTCCGTCGGCGGCGCGCTCAACACCTGGCTCCGCACCGGCAAGCTCTTCCCGGGCCCGCACCTGTTCGCGGGGGCGGCCATCACCGTGCTCTGGGCGGCGGCCGCGGCGCTGGTGCCGGCGATGCAGAAGGGGAACGAGACGGCCAGGAGCCTGCACATCGCGCTCAACACCATCAACGTCCTGCTCTTCATCTGGCAGATCCCCACGGGGCTCGAGATCGTCGGCAAGGTCTTCGAGTTCACCAACTGGCCATGAGCTCCACCTAggcaggccggatccgcccacagtgtTGTTTGGTCCGTCTGTCTCTGTTCATAAGATCGTAGCTGACTTTTGGAGTGTGAAGTTTTGCTGTCACGAGTAAATAAAAACGAATTTGCAGTGTTTTTGTGTTCCTTTGACAAAGGCTTCTCGCcccgttttatatataaagcaacgaccAAACATCACAACCCAACGTAAACCAGCACCAAACACGACGCTACGACACACGCGATGTAAGATACAAGGGTGCCGAATATCAACCACAACACCCTATACAACTCCGAGTATACCACAAATGGAGACTAAGCAACACTACAGAGTCAATGGAGCCCACAACCGTGAAAGACACCGCGAAGAGGTGAAGTTAAACGTCGACAAGCCGTGAgctccaaggcggtgccttcaACAAGAtcacgacaccggagcgccgccactgCCCGATCTAAAAGATCAAGATTTTCATCTGGAGCACGACGCATGATCCGAAGCAACCACGACAGAGACTTCAAGAAGTAGATGACGTCCACGGACGTCACCTCCATCAGCTTAGCCAAAAGCCAGACAAGGTTTTCACCCTGGCACACTCCACCTTCGGTCAGTGAGCGGCAAGACACGAAATCTCTGCCATACCACCATCACGGAGGCCAACCACCAACCACCATGCCGCCCCCACGACCATGGTAACTAGTGTGCACCCGAGCCCCGGTGTCAGCCCACGAGCACCGTGGctcccaccaccagggccgccatcCAGGAGACCGAGCCCATCCAAGGCCATGGGTGAAGCATTGGTCAACATACCCCGACCACCGGCATCGACCGACATGGCCCATGACGGTCAGGGACCAGGAGCAACTAGTGCGGGGGAGAGGTGAAAATGCAGGAGTAGAACTCGTCCACAACCTGCACTCCCTATGCCGGTGACGGGTGGCCCAACCTCGTCGGAGCAACCCATCCGTCCCGCCACCGTTCCATACGCCACCCCTTGTGACCCCCTACCATGGCTCCTTGTTTGAATCCACACATGCCCAACCCAGCAACCCACCCAATGACGCAAGGTGTTAGACCAGCCGCCATTGATGAACAGCAGCAGACCATGTTGAGATCCTTTTGAATTCGTGAAGTTGGCGATCTCACCGACACTAATGTTGTGACATCGCTCATTTTTTNNNNNNNNNNNNNNNNNNNNNNNNNNNNNNNNNNNNNNNNNNNNNNNNNNNNNNNNNNNNNNNNNNNNNNNNNNNNNNNNNNNNNNNNNNNNNNNNNNNNNNNNNNNNNNNNNNNNNNNNNNNNNNNNNNNNNNNNNNNNNNNNNNNNNNNNNNNNNNNNNNNNNNNNNNNNNNNNNNNNNNNNNNNNNNNNNNNNNNNNNNNNNNNNNNNNNNNNNNNNNNNNNNNNNNNNNNNNNNNNNNNNNNNNNNNNNNNNNNNNNNNNNNNNNNNNNNAGATTACCATTAATGTTTCTTCTTTCGCTTCTTTTACCTTACTGTTTGGGTCACCGGAGGCGACCATTGTAAGCAAAAACAACAAGAAAGGAAGAATGCGTGGGTTTGACCACTATACTATCATGAGACGTGAAAAATCTACATAATAAATACTTAATGAAAAATATGAATGTTGCTGAGTAAGTGTTGGTTGACGACTTGCGTATATAAGATAATTACGTAGGGAGTTATTCTAACGAAAAGTAATGCTATGTTTGGTTTAAACTAAAAATTGAAAATGGGGTAATAGGAACCAAGTATGTTTCATATACATAAATTATTATGTGTACCTAAGATGCAATTGTAATGTGTTGCATAGATTCTGTGTTGGGGGTCATTTTAGTACCTTagatatattaatgtgtacttctcTTGTGGACACTGCAATCTTACATGTAGCATCATAAGAAATTCTAATGGATATGAGTATCTAGTTTAGAAACGGTTGAGTCCATTGATTATGAAAC from Triticum dicoccoides isolate Atlit2015 ecotype Zavitan chromosome 6A, WEW_v2.0, whole genome shotgun sequence encodes:
- the LOC119314462 gene encoding uncharacterized protein LOC119314462 → MAAPVASPLTAVARAARLHPVSCSASSSSPKNLKQSSSSSSSSSSPAVPSLRSAAVALAGAVPLLAALPPPDALAVGGELGIIEGRTVALLHPAIMGGLFAYTLWAGYLGWQWRRVRTVQDEITELKKQVRPAAAATPAAVGAGDSAAPPPPPAAKSPTEIKINELTEERKKLVKGGFRDRHFNAGSILLGLGVTESVGGALNTWLRTGKLFPGPHLFAGAAITVLWAAAAALVPAMQKGNETARSLHIALNTINVLLFIWQIPTGLEIVGKVFEFTNWP